The Streptomyces sp. NBC_00459 DNA segment GGCTGGGTGTGTCGGCGACGGCGATCGATGCGGCAGACGAACGGGCAACGGCAGTCGTGCAGGCGGCCGTCGACGCCGCGAAGGCGGCGCCCGCGCCCGATCCGGCCGAGGCGCTGACCGACGTATGGGCGGACGGAGGCTCGGCATGGCGGACCTGACGGATGCTCAAGAAGCGGATGCACAAAGGCAGATCACCTATCGAGAGGCGGTCGCCGAGGGCATCGCCCGGGAGATGAGGCGCGATCCCGCGGTCGTGTGCCTGGGGGAGGACATCGGCGAGGCCGGCGGGGTGTTCAAGACGACCTCCGGGCTGTTCAAGGAGTTCGGGCCCGGGCGGGTGTGGGACACGCCCATCTCCGAACAGGCCATCGTGGGCGCCGCGATGGGCGCCGCCATGACCGGGATGCGGCCCGTCGCCGAGATCATGTTCTCGGACTTCCTGGCCTGTTGCTGGGACTACCTCGCCAACGAGATACCGAAGGTGCGGTACATGACGGGTGGTCAGGTGACCGTTCCTCTCGTCGTACGCACCGCGAACGGCGGCGGTCTCGGCTTCGGGGCGCAGCACTCGCAGGCCACCGAGAACTGGGCGTTCACCGTGCCGGGGCTGAAGATCGCGGCACCGTCGACACCCGCCGACGTCATCGGCATGATGGCGTCCGCGATACGCAGTGACGACCCCGTGGTCTTCTTCGAGCACAAGGGCCTGTTCGCGAGCAAGGGTCCGCCCGCGCCGCCGGATCATGTGGTGGAGCTGGGGAAGGCGGCCGTCGTCCGGGAGGGCGCCGACATCACGCTCGTGGCCCTCGCCTCGATGGTCCCGGTCGCGCTCACCGCCGCCGACCGGCTGGCCCGGGAGGGCATCGAGGCGGAGGTCGTCGACCTGCGCTGCCTGGTACCGCTGGACGTCAGCACCGTGCTCGCCTCGCTGGACAAGACCTCGCGACTTACCATCGTCGAGGAGAACCCTTACCAGGGCGGATGGGGCGCGACGCTCGTGTCCGTCGTCGCTGACGAGGGGTTCGGACTGCTCGACGCGCCGGTGCGGCGGGTCGCGGGGGAGTGCGTACCGCTGCCGTTCGCCGACGCGCTGGAGGAGCGTGTCATCCCCACCGTGGACAAGGTCGTGAGCGCCGTGCGTGAGCTGGCGGCCTACTGAAATTCCGTATCCGGTACCGACTTTCCCTGGAAGGAAGGACGATGACCGATCGACTGCTTCTGCGTTCCGGCCATGTGATCTCCATGGACCCCGACATCGGGGAACTGCCCCGGGGCGACGTCCTGATCGAGGGCGGGAGGATCACGGCGGTCGAGCGCGAGATCAGCGCGGACGCCGAAGTGCTGGACATGACGGGCCGCATAGTGATCCCCGGCTTCGTCGACACCCACCGTCACACCTGGGAGGCGCCGATCCGCGGCTGCGCCCCCGACGCCACGCTCGACGACTACTTCGTGGACGTCCTCGACACCTTCGCCCCCGTCTACACACCGGAGGACGTGTACGCGGGCAATCTCGCGGGCGCGCTGGAATGCCTCGACGCGGGCATCACCACCCTCGTCGACTGGTCCCACATCAACAACACCCCCGAGCACCCGGACGCCGCCGTACGAGCCCTGGCGGAGAGCGGAATCCGAGCCCAGTACGCCTACGGCAGCGCCAACACCTCCCTCGCCGACTACTGGTTCGACAGCAAGATCGCGATACCGGGCGACGACGTACGGCGCATCCGCTCCAAGTACTTCGCCTCCGACAGCGGTCTGTTGACGATGGCGCTGGCCACCCGCGGCCCCGGCTTCTGCACCAACGACGTCGTCACCGCCGAATGGAACCTCGCCCGCGAACTGGACATCCCGATCACCGTGCACGTCGCCATGGGCCGCCTGGCGGGCCGCTTCGGCATGGTGAAACAGCTCCACGAACTTGGCCTGCTGGGCTCCGACACCACCTACATCCACTGCTGTTACCTCAGCGAGGAGGAGTGGCGGATGGTCGCCGACAGCGGCGGTACGGTGTCGATCGCGCCGCAGGTCGAGACCCAGATGGGGCACGGCTGGCCGCCCGTGATGAAGGCGATCGAGCACGGACTGCGGCCGTC contains these protein-coding regions:
- a CDS encoding alpha-ketoacid dehydrogenase subunit beta, whose product is MADLTDAQEADAQRQITYREAVAEGIAREMRRDPAVVCLGEDIGEAGGVFKTTSGLFKEFGPGRVWDTPISEQAIVGAAMGAAMTGMRPVAEIMFSDFLACCWDYLANEIPKVRYMTGGQVTVPLVVRTANGGGLGFGAQHSQATENWAFTVPGLKIAAPSTPADVIGMMASAIRSDDPVVFFEHKGLFASKGPPAPPDHVVELGKAAVVREGADITLVALASMVPVALTAADRLAREGIEAEVVDLRCLVPLDVSTVLASLDKTSRLTIVEENPYQGGWGATLVSVVADEGFGLLDAPVRRVAGECVPLPFADALEERVIPTVDKVVSAVRELAAY
- a CDS encoding amidohydrolase family protein, producing the protein MTDRLLLRSGHVISMDPDIGELPRGDVLIEGGRITAVEREISADAEVLDMTGRIVIPGFVDTHRHTWEAPIRGCAPDATLDDYFVDVLDTFAPVYTPEDVYAGNLAGALECLDAGITTLVDWSHINNTPEHPDAAVRALAESGIRAQYAYGSANTSLADYWFDSKIAIPGDDVRRIRSKYFASDSGLLTMALATRGPGFCTNDVVTAEWNLARELDIPITVHVAMGRLAGRFGMVKQLHELGLLGSDTTYIHCCYLSEEEWRMVADSGGTVSIAPQVETQMGHGWPPVMKAIEHGLRPSLSIDVVTTVPGDMFTQIRAAFGAERARVNAECWEADVPVPATMLTARRMLELATVNGAHVAGLEHRTGSLTPGKRADVVALDATALNMAPVHDATAAVTLSADVSNVETVVVDGAVVKRDGKLVADTGRARRLVEESRDRLLEAKAEQAARREG